One genomic region from Antedon mediterranea chromosome 3, ecAntMedi1.1, whole genome shotgun sequence encodes:
- the LOC140043748 gene encoding uncharacterized protein — MTKTPSTMEPQGNYRQTAYVHIVISFMYLIDAVIVPFINEYAESIAITIALALNTMIALTTGIWGIKAATKHASIRLMKWYMILSVVCGVAAGLLIVVIVIVVISFMDTSEFNFSSIFLTYSVLSALFEISNSIVSVFVFRKRLDKLLHKEFKGIDDVTPSSRKEQGGDIYSTIEESKLAKDAYGKEPGKHMYEMTLQNTYNKIDEDTSHIYPNVIVKQEDNPKSVGYMEVQDGMMSHGEYKSTRTSQAYDYSYADVAPKPPPPRRPESVLNSPTSEDSVESKSDFERGESITFQNTDLYEKPDQRKVEEPERSHLVTISNTELYEKSRIE; from the exons ATGACGAAAACGCCTTCAACAATGGAACCACAAGGTAATTACAGGCAGACAGCTTATGTACACATCGTGATATCTTTCATGTACCTGATTGACGCTGTCATTGTACCATTTATCAACGAATATGCAGAAAGTATTGCGATTACAATTGCTCTTGCACTCAATACGATG ATTGCCCTCACCACAGGAATTTGGGGAATAAAAGCAGCGACCAAACATGCAAGCATTCGTTTA ATGAAGTGGTACATGATCCTATCAGTTGTTTGTGGTGTAGCTGCCGGTTTGCTGATAGTCGTCATTGTAATTGTCGTCATATCATTCATGGACACCTCTGAATTT AATTTCAGTAGTATTTTCTTAACATACTCGGTCCTAAGTGCTCtatttgaaatttcaaattcAATTGTGTCGGTGTTTGTATTTCGTAAGAGATTGGACAAGTTGCTACACAAG GAATTTAAAGGAATAGACGATGTAACACCATCCAGTCGAAAGGAACA AGGTGGAGacatatacagtactattgAAGAAAGTAAGCTCGCAAAAGATGCGTATGGTAAGGAACCAGGAAAACATATGTATGAAATGACTCTTCAAAATACGTACAATAAGATAGATGAAGACACATCGCACATCTATCCTAATGTTATCGTCAAACAAGAAGACAACCCTAAATCAGTTGGGTATATGGAGGTGCAAGATGGAATGATGTCACATGGGGAATATAAGAGCACACGTACATCACAAGCCTATGATTATTCGTATGCTGACGTTGCGCCAAAGCCGCCACCACCACGACGACCAGAGAGCGTTTTAAACTCCCCTACAAGTGAAGATTCAGTGGAGTCAAAGAGTGATTTTGAACGTGGTGAGTCAATTACCTTTCAGAATACTGATTTGTATGAGAAACCGGATCAGCGTAAGGTCGAAGAACCAGAACGCAGCCACTTGGTTACAATTTCAAATACAGAACTGTATGAAAAATCCAGAATCGAGTAA
- the LOC140044204 gene encoding protein rolling stone-like: MEGLGFSCKLLKFNSDNKRLFVTSQFSALNPHIFNIWRLIITLYFVGFNAWYIPSSVTDFGGSFFIYLTNWTFIVVTCYLLVASYNSGVYYYFVFRRREDNSLLVPEPSEEIQLPFKYKLQWFLFYISVNFSIIVTVVYWAALYSADSDSLFIDLNVHTLTSLVGVVETFLSATPVRLIHVAYPLCYGSIYLFFTVIYWAAGGTDSAGNPYIYPIIDYENNPVNAVFSILGCAAGVFVCQALIWLIYNLRLKIARKFIISERPEESGLHQTL, translated from the exons ATGGAAGGACTAGGATTTAGCTGTAAACTTCTAAAATTTAACTCTGATAATAAACGTCTTTTTGTAACGTCACAG TTTTCAGCTCTCAACCCGCATATTTTTAACATCTGGCGTCTTATTATAACTCTTTATTTTGTTGGATTTAATGCCTGGTACATCCCGTCTTCAGTGACTGATTTTGGAGGGAGTTTTTTCATCTACCTTACCAACTGGACATTCATTGTGGTCACGTGTTATCTTTTGGTAGCGTCGTACAATAGTGGCGTGTATTATTATTTCGTCTTCCGACGTAGAGAAG ATAATAGCCTACTTGTACCAGAACCTTCTGAAGAAATACAGTTACCATTCAAATATAAGTTACAATGGTTTCTATTTTACATCTCAGTTAACTTTTCAATTATTGTCACCGTCGTTTATTGGGCAGCTCTATATTCTGCTGACTCTGATTCTCTTTTCATTGATCTCAACGTACATACGCTAACGTCATTGGTTGGCGTCGTAGAAACGTTCTTGTCAGCTACACCTGTACGTTTAATTCATGTGGCATACCCCCTCTGCTATGGATCAATCTATCTATTTTTTACAGTCATTTATTGGGCAGCGGGTGGTACCGATTCGGCTGGTAACCCGTATATCTATCCGATAATTGACTATGAGAACAACCCCGTTAATGCCGTGTTCTCTATACTTGGTTGTGCCGCTGGTGTTTTTGTTTGTCAGGCATTAATTTggttaatttacaatttaagaCTTAAGATAGCacgtaaatttattattagCGAACGACCGGAAGAAAGTGGCCTACATCAGACTCTATGA